One Sporomusaceae bacterium ACPt DNA window includes the following coding sequences:
- the arnT_1 gene encoding Undecaprenyl phosphate-alpha-4-amino-4-deoxy-L-arabinose arabinosyl transferase: MNRRFDVEFWFVALIAATIMFFYLGGIPLLDPDEPVYGETPKEMLRFNEYLSPRIYGEYWYDKPPMYYWLVAGAFRLFGMNEFAARFPSALLGVAGVLAVYLFGRQLFNRRAAMAGALVLATSVEYFYLGKAAVTDITLNFCLMLSLLGFITKRYSLMYIFAGLATVTKGPVGFLFPGAIIFLYLAATRRFELLREMKILKGIILFAVTALPWYWFMYNTHGSAFIDTFLGFHNVTRFTSPEHPEGVLWYYFIPVLILGFFPWTSILVQSVWCSLTKSSFEQNRILLFLNIWAAFIFTFFTISQTKLVSYILPVYPPLALIAGWYIDRIWDSRRHKGHYTAWAAVLACLVLLIIAGMLFGVKAMPVLVNGVIALIVLLALMTLGVVIFVWRHQRTKVFWTQVIAMMVFSMVLVGVLFPAAAPHFTSKYIAEQFIANYDGKSPVYVIKFLHPGFTYYTDIYGIEITAPQLTKVINTHGKAYLLIRQLEYKQLAESDRHKVKVLAESADKLILVKD, translated from the coding sequence ATGAATCGACGGTTCGACGTTGAATTTTGGTTTGTGGCCTTAATCGCTGCAACTATCATGTTTTTTTATTTAGGCGGTATCCCGTTGTTAGATCCTGATGAGCCGGTTTATGGTGAAACTCCCAAGGAAATGCTGAGGTTTAATGAATATTTATCACCGCGCATCTATGGTGAATACTGGTATGATAAGCCGCCGATGTACTACTGGCTGGTGGCCGGTGCTTTCCGGCTTTTTGGAATGAATGAGTTTGCTGCCCGGTTTCCTTCGGCTCTCTTGGGAGTGGCCGGGGTTTTGGCCGTGTATTTATTTGGCCGCCAATTGTTCAATAGACGCGCAGCTATGGCTGGGGCGCTTGTTTTGGCGACAAGTGTTGAGTATTTTTATTTGGGCAAAGCCGCGGTTACCGATATTACTCTGAATTTTTGCCTAATGCTTTCGTTGTTGGGGTTCATTACCAAACGCTACTCCCTAATGTACATTTTTGCCGGTTTGGCCACTGTAACTAAGGGGCCGGTGGGTTTTTTGTTTCCGGGAGCCATAATATTTTTATATTTAGCTGCTACCCGTCGCTTTGAGTTACTTCGCGAGATGAAAATTCTTAAAGGGATTATTTTGTTTGCTGTGACTGCCTTACCGTGGTATTGGTTTATGTACAACACACACGGCAGCGCTTTTATTGATACCTTTCTTGGTTTTCACAATGTAACCCGTTTTACCTCGCCGGAACATCCGGAAGGAGTATTGTGGTACTACTTTATCCCGGTGCTTATACTTGGTTTTTTTCCGTGGACGTCTATTTTAGTCCAATCAGTATGGTGTTCACTGACCAAGAGCAGTTTTGAGCAGAATAGGATACTGCTGTTCTTAAATATCTGGGCTGCTTTCATATTTACCTTTTTTACCATATCACAGACTAAGCTGGTGTCGTACATCCTGCCTGTGTATCCGCCGCTGGCGCTCATCGCCGGCTGGTATATTGACCGGATTTGGGACTCAAGAAGGCATAAGGGGCATTATACTGCCTGGGCGGCAGTGTTGGCTTGTCTGGTGTTGTTAATTATTGCCGGCATGTTATTCGGGGTAAAGGCCATGCCGGTACTGGTTAACGGAGTTATCGCCCTAATTGTGCTATTGGCCTTAATGACTCTTGGGGTCGTGATCTTTGTATGGCGCCACCAAAGAACCAAAGTTTTTTGGACGCAAGTGATTGCAATGATGGTTTTTTCCATGGTGCTTGTTGGCGTGTTGTTTCCGGCAGCGGCGCCACATTTTACCTCTAAGTATATTGCTGAACAATTTATTGCTAACTATGACGGTAAATCGCCGGTTTATGTTATCAAGTTTCTCCATCCCGGATTTACCTATTATACAGATATTTACGGAATAGAAATAACAGCACCGCAATTAACTAAGGTAATTAATACCCACGGCAAGGCATACTTGCTTATTCGACAGTTAGAATATAAGCAGTTGGCCGAATCTGACCGTCATAAGGTCAAAGTGCTGGCAGAATCGGCGGATAAACTGATTTTGGTCAAAGATTAG
- the arnT_2 gene encoding Undecaprenyl phosphate-alpha-4-amino-4-deoxy-L-arabinose arabinosyl transferase: protein MQGIRLTLIFLVALMCYVTFNGSIAVTDPVESNYALTAKEMLESGDWLSPRIYGQYWFDKPVMIYWLIALSYKLFGINEFAARFPAGVFSAASVTLLYWFAGKVYNRQTAWLAALVLATSLEFWVLARMIITDAVLLFFNSAAMALFFLGLSEGGTVWYWAAYAAAGMAVLTKGPVGIVLPGLTVFVYIVLTRQWRLFCRLRIFSGLAVFLLVAGPWYALMYFAHGRDFIDTFLGLHNYLRATVSEHPKDNVFYYYLVLFPVSLLPWTGLLFKFLKDIRQELSSPLAAYLVVWPGVMLLFYTLMATKYPTYVFPASFPAALLMGKLLYQMRQREKRSEWLWLSVPALLVVVGMLAGRSYIADSRILLYILAAVTIGALLWLQFIGKFSRLPEMTALAVVVLSLVLVSTALAPLAATRSAKALAGVLPPSGYAIGAYGEYAASMVFYSGHIMPLLVTGQEEAGKQSVWSGKYTMPKETFADYVARSELEPQAFILTKGRDEQSFRSQSWASDYTPVAVQHDMILYQRQAYR, encoded by the coding sequence ATGCAGGGTATTAGATTGACTTTGATATTTTTAGTGGCGTTAATGTGTTATGTAACATTTAACGGCTCGATTGCTGTTACCGATCCGGTAGAGTCAAATTATGCGCTGACAGCTAAAGAAATGCTTGAAAGCGGCGATTGGCTCTCACCCCGGATTTATGGCCAATATTGGTTTGACAAGCCGGTAATGATTTACTGGTTAATTGCGCTTAGCTATAAGTTATTTGGAATTAATGAATTTGCAGCGAGGTTTCCGGCCGGGGTATTTAGCGCCGCCAGTGTAACTTTGCTGTACTGGTTTGCCGGTAAAGTATACAACCGTCAAACAGCGTGGCTGGCCGCTTTGGTCCTGGCAACCTCGCTTGAATTTTGGGTATTGGCCCGAATGATCATTACCGATGCCGTTTTACTCTTTTTCAATAGTGCGGCCATGGCCTTGTTCTTTCTCGGGCTTAGCGAGGGGGGGACAGTATGGTATTGGGCTGCTTATGCGGCCGCCGGTATGGCTGTTTTGACCAAAGGCCCGGTAGGCATTGTCTTGCCTGGGTTGACCGTCTTTGTATATATTGTGCTGACCCGGCAATGGCGGCTGTTTTGCCGGCTGCGTATCTTCTCCGGTTTAGCTGTGTTTTTGCTGGTTGCCGGTCCATGGTATGCGCTGATGTACTTTGCGCATGGACGAGATTTTATTGATACCTTCCTCGGGCTGCATAATTATCTCAGGGCAACAGTGTCGGAACATCCCAAAGACAATGTTTTTTATTACTATTTAGTGCTGTTTCCCGTTAGCTTACTGCCGTGGACAGGTCTTCTGTTTAAATTCCTGAAAGATATCCGGCAGGAGCTAAGTTCGCCGCTTGCCGCATATCTGGTGGTGTGGCCGGGGGTAATGCTGTTATTTTATACCCTTATGGCCACAAAATATCCGACCTATGTCTTTCCGGCCAGCTTTCCTGCCGCTCTGTTAATGGGCAAGCTTTTATATCAAATGCGCCAGCGGGAAAAACGCTCCGAGTGGCTGTGGCTATCGGTACCGGCTCTTCTGGTAGTGGTTGGTATGCTGGCTGGTCGCAGCTATATTGCTGACAGCCGCATACTATTATACATTTTGGCGGCTGTCACTATCGGCGCGTTGCTGTGGCTGCAATTTATCGGCAAATTCAGCCGTCTGCCTGAAATGACAGCTCTTGCCGTAGTTGTTCTCAGTTTGGTGTTGGTGAGTACAGCCCTGGCACCACTGGCGGCAACCCGCTCGGCCAAAGCGCTGGCCGGCGTACTGCCGCCAAGTGGCTATGCAATAGGGGCTTACGGCGAATACGCCGCCTCAATGGTATTTTACAGCGGCCATATTATGCCGTTGCTTGTGACAGGCCAGGAAGAAGCCGGTAAACAAAGTGTATGGTCAGGTAAATATACTATGCCTAAGGAAACTTTTGCCGACTATGTAGCCCGGTCTGAGCTAGAGCCGCAAGCTTTTATTCTTACTAAAGGCAGGGACGAGCAAAGTTTTCGTTCACAATCCTGGGCGAGTGATTATACCCCGGTTGCCGTCCAGCATGATATGATACTATATCAGCGCCAGGCGTACCGTTGA
- the rsxB_3 gene encoding Ion-translocating oxidoreductase complex subunit B, which yields MALTVNPKLCKGCGICVHFCPKSVLALDDMGKIYVKDIDKCVACGQCEIRCPDFAVKVTKSEQTKAEYDGSDTK from the coding sequence ATGGCACTGACTGTTAACCCTAAACTGTGTAAGGGCTGTGGTATCTGTGTGCACTTTTGTCCAAAATCAGTCCTTGCTCTGGACGATATGGGCAAAATTTATGTAAAAGATATTGATAAATGCGTTGCATGTGGTCAATGTGAGATTCGCTGCCCGGATTTTGCCGTGAAGGTGACAAAATCCGAACAAACTAAGGCAGAGTATGATGGGAGTGATACCAAGTGA
- the korA_2 gene encoding 2-oxoglutarate oxidoreductase subunit KorA has translation MTKARLMQGNQACAEGALAAGVRFFAGYPITPSTEIAEILAEKLPQLGGKFIQMEDEIASMGAVCGASLTGVKALTATSGPGFSLKQELIGYAAMTEIPLVVVNVQRMGPSTGLPTSPGQGDVMQARWGSHGDRGVIALSPASVRECFDVTVKAVNFAEKFRTPVILLLDEVIGHMRERVELPAMDDIEIINRKLPVVPPSEYQAYKPDADGVSAMAPFGSGYYYHVTGLVHNHLGQPTQANTITAELIERLHTKIDNAKDELTLYTGHYLDDAEVLVVAYGGSARAAIAAVKAAREQGVKAGLLKLITIWPFPGHVLERVAQQAKKVIVPELNYGQLAGEIERYVGKDRVVAVTRVDGELFKPDEILAPIITAAGGAK, from the coding sequence GTGACTAAAGCGCGGTTAATGCAGGGGAATCAGGCTTGTGCCGAAGGCGCGTTGGCGGCTGGTGTCCGTTTTTTTGCCGGATATCCTATTACCCCGAGCACGGAAATTGCTGAAATACTTGCCGAAAAGCTGCCGCAACTCGGCGGCAAGTTTATCCAAATGGAAGATGAAATTGCCAGTATGGGAGCCGTGTGCGGCGCATCCCTGACAGGGGTGAAAGCCCTTACTGCCACCAGTGGCCCGGGATTTTCCTTAAAGCAGGAGCTTATCGGTTATGCCGCTATGACGGAAATTCCGCTCGTTGTTGTTAATGTGCAGCGGATGGGCCCAAGCACCGGCTTGCCTACCTCGCCTGGACAAGGTGATGTAATGCAGGCCCGCTGGGGAAGTCATGGTGACCGCGGTGTTATTGCGCTGTCGCCGGCTTCGGTGCGCGAGTGTTTTGACGTGACAGTTAAAGCCGTTAATTTTGCTGAAAAGTTCCGGACACCGGTTATTCTGCTGTTGGACGAGGTTATTGGTCATATGCGCGAGCGGGTTGAACTGCCGGCAATGGATGATATTGAGATTATCAACCGTAAGCTGCCGGTCGTGCCGCCAAGTGAGTATCAGGCCTATAAACCGGATGCTGACGGCGTCTCGGCCATGGCCCCCTTTGGTTCCGGCTACTATTATCATGTAACAGGCCTGGTTCATAACCACCTAGGTCAGCCTACGCAGGCCAACACTATTACTGCCGAACTTATTGAGCGGCTGCATACTAAGATTGATAATGCCAAAGATGAATTGACGCTGTATACCGGGCACTATCTTGATGATGCTGAAGTGCTGGTAGTTGCCTACGGGGGTTCAGCCCGGGCGGCTATTGCTGCTGTTAAGGCTGCCAGAGAGCAGGGTGTTAAAGCCGGTTTACTCAAGCTAATAACCATCTGGCCGTTCCCCGGTCATGTGCTTGAGCGGGTAGCGCAACAGGCCAAGAAAGTTATTGTTCCAGAGCTTAATTACGGCCAATTGGCTGGTGAAATTGAGCGGTATGTAGGCAAGGACAGAGTTGTAGCGGTAACCAGGGTTGACGGTGAATTGTTCAAGCCGGATGAGATACTGGCGCCTATTATTACAGCAGCTGGAGGTGCTAAATAA
- the padE_1 gene encoding NADH-dependent phenylglyoxylate dehydrogenase subunit gamma translates to MWQISLSGTGGQGLILAGIILAEAAIIDGKQAIQTQSYGPEARGGASKSEVIISDEEIDYPKATATDIMLAMSQEACNKYIGLLKPAGRLIVDTTLVKTVPAVDAQKLALPITHIARHELGNVMVANIVALGALAGFSGVVGIDSLTKAVLARVPKGTEELNKKALETGFVLGQAER, encoded by the coding sequence ATGTGGCAAATTAGCTTGAGCGGTACTGGGGGCCAAGGCCTTATCCTTGCCGGCATCATCTTGGCCGAGGCTGCGATTATTGACGGAAAACAGGCGATTCAGACCCAGTCATATGGTCCGGAAGCCAGGGGCGGGGCCAGTAAATCGGAAGTTATTATCAGTGATGAAGAAATTGATTATCCGAAAGCAACGGCTACTGATATCATGCTGGCTATGAGCCAGGAAGCGTGCAATAAATATATTGGGCTGCTTAAACCGGCAGGGCGTCTTATTGTCGATACTACGCTGGTAAAAACCGTACCGGCTGTAGATGCACAGAAACTTGCGTTACCCATCACCCATATTGCCAGGCACGAACTGGGCAATGTAATGGTTGCCAATATCGTTGCCTTAGGTGCGTTGGCCGGGTTTTCCGGTGTAGTCGGTATTGATTCCCTGACTAAAGCTGTATTGGCCAGAGTACCCAAAGGCACTGAAGAACTTAATAAGAAAGCGCTTGAAACCGGCTTTGTGTTAGGGCAGGCTGAGCGATAA
- the cbiD gene encoding Cobalt-precorrin-5B C(1)-methyltransferase has protein sequence MSDKPMRKGITTGTCAAAAAKAAVMAWQGQHVAAVEVISPQGITLVAPVAESQAIAGGGVASVIKDAGDDPDITHGAQIVAEVIVTDDPEIVIKAGEGVGTVTKPGLAVPVGQPAVNPGPRTMITKAVFDCLPPGKGAVVTVSVPGGEKLAARTLNPILGIVGGLSIIGTTGIVEPMSEEAFKNSLVPQISVVKALGYQDIVFAPGKIGQDIAVNRYGLPAAAVVQTSNFIGHMLENAAKYGMHRVLLFGHLGKIVKVSAGIFHTHNRMADARLETIAAYLAASGAPQAAIEEVLASTTTEAVMPIIARYNMTGVYNLLAERASMRATRYVFGDLTVGTVIVTLQGEILGLDRTAREIGGHLGWNVNIK, from the coding sequence TTGTCTGACAAACCGATGCGCAAAGGAATTACTACCGGGACCTGTGCGGCTGCGGCCGCCAAGGCAGCTGTTATGGCTTGGCAGGGGCAGCATGTTGCCGCAGTTGAGGTAATTTCACCACAAGGAATAACACTGGTAGCACCGGTGGCTGAAAGTCAGGCCATTGCCGGTGGCGGTGTCGCTTCGGTAATCAAGGATGCCGGCGATGATCCGGATATTACTCATGGTGCGCAGATAGTCGCTGAGGTTATTGTTACTGATGACCCGGAAATTGTCATCAAAGCCGGCGAAGGAGTGGGTACTGTTACCAAACCGGGGTTAGCAGTACCGGTAGGTCAGCCGGCGGTCAACCCCGGGCCGCGCACGATGATAACCAAAGCGGTATTTGATTGTTTGCCGCCAGGCAAGGGCGCGGTCGTAACTGTTTCTGTTCCCGGTGGGGAAAAGCTGGCGGCAAGGACACTGAATCCAATATTAGGGATAGTCGGCGGGCTCTCAATCATCGGGACTACCGGCATTGTTGAACCAATGTCGGAAGAAGCCTTCAAAAATTCGTTGGTACCACAAATCAGTGTAGTAAAAGCGTTGGGGTATCAAGACATAGTATTTGCTCCGGGGAAAATTGGACAGGATATCGCCGTAAACCGCTACGGTCTGCCAGCCGCAGCCGTTGTTCAGACCAGCAATTTTATCGGTCATATGCTGGAAAACGCTGCTAAATATGGTATGCACCGGGTACTGCTGTTTGGTCATCTCGGCAAAATTGTTAAGGTGTCGGCAGGAATATTTCATACGCATAATCGCATGGCTGACGCCCGGCTCGAAACGATTGCCGCTTATCTGGCAGCCAGCGGGGCACCTCAGGCAGCCATCGAAGAGGTACTGGCTTCGACTACTACAGAAGCTGTTATGCCAATTATTGCCCGTTATAACATGACTGGGGTATATAACTTGCTGGCCGAGCGGGCCAGTATGAGAGCCACGCGCTATGTGTTTGGTGATTTGACGGTGGGAACGGTTATTGTGACTTTGCAGGGAGAGATACTGGGTCTTGACCGGACAGCCCGGGAAATTGGAGGCCATCTAGGATGGAATGTAAATATCAAATAA
- the cbiET gene encoding Cobalamin biosynthesis bifunctional protein CbiET, which yields MECKYQIIVVGIGPGSPDYVLPVASRVIAAAKVLVGSKRALDTFSSVGQVTKIIDKDINGVLDFIAGQLASHDVVVMVSGDPGFYSMLAALRHRFASERITVIPGISSAQLAFARLGEVWQDAALISMHGRQAADDVLAYRPGRKLGILTDTRHNPAHIASILLNHGWPETACVWLCANLSYDNEVVAAMTLAEAAVTPGFDHSVMVVKA from the coding sequence ATGGAATGTAAATATCAAATAATTGTTGTGGGTATTGGTCCTGGTTCGCCAGATTATGTGTTGCCGGTTGCCAGCCGCGTGATTGCTGCGGCTAAAGTTCTGGTAGGCAGCAAACGGGCGCTTGATACTTTTTCGTCCGTTGGCCAGGTTACTAAAATTATTGATAAAGACATTAACGGTGTGCTGGATTTTATCGCCGGCCAGCTTGCCAGCCATGATGTAGTGGTTATGGTGTCAGGCGATCCGGGATTTTATAGTATGCTGGCTGCGCTCAGGCACCGGTTTGCTTCTGAACGCATTACTGTAATTCCTGGTATTAGCTCAGCGCAGTTGGCATTCGCCCGGCTGGGTGAAGTATGGCAGGATGCGGCTTTGATCAGTATGCACGGCCGTCAGGCTGCCGATGATGTACTTGCTTACCGGCCTGGACGCAAGTTGGGTATTTTAACTGATACCAGACATAATCCCGCCCATATTGCCAGCATTCTCTTAAACCATGGTTGGCCGGAAACAGCATGTGTGTGGTTGTGCGCTAATCTGTCTTATGACAATGAAGTTGTTGCGGCCATGACTTTGGCCGAGGCGGCGGTGACGCCGGGATTCGACCATAGTGTAATGGTGGTGAAAGCATGA
- the cbiT gene encoding Cobalt-precorrin-6B C(15)-methyltransferase (decarboxylating) yields MNHNLGIPDSEFIRGDIPMTKQEVRILTLAKAKIGMNDTVIDIGAGTGSLSIEAALLASKGRIIAIEREPEGFELIKANAAKFRVAHVEPVLGAAPAALDGLPAADVILIGGSGGMLPEILAGADKLLKPGGRLIATAVTVETLAAVLGIMRQKPEYTIEASGVQITRIQPVGASNMFKALNPIYIIACTKEV; encoded by the coding sequence ATGAACCATAATTTGGGTATACCAGACAGTGAGTTTATCAGGGGCGATATCCCCATGACTAAGCAAGAAGTCAGGATATTGACCTTGGCAAAAGCAAAAATTGGTATGAACGACACGGTAATTGATATTGGCGCCGGCACAGGTTCGTTGTCAATTGAAGCCGCTCTGTTAGCAAGTAAGGGCCGGATTATTGCCATTGAGCGTGAACCTGAAGGTTTTGAACTCATTAAGGCTAATGCCGCCAAGTTTCGAGTCGCTCATGTTGAGCCGGTACTGGGGGCAGCGCCTGCAGCGCTTGATGGTTTACCGGCTGCTGACGTAATTTTGATCGGCGGCAGCGGCGGTATGCTGCCTGAAATTCTAGCGGGGGCTGACAAACTGCTAAAGCCGGGCGGACGCCTGATAGCTACTGCTGTTACTGTTGAGACGCTGGCGGCCGTGCTGGGGATTATGCGGCAAAAACCTGAATACACCATTGAGGCCAGTGGTGTGCAAATCACTAGAATTCAGCCGGTAGGCGCCAGTAATATGTTTAAGGCCCTTAACCCGATATACATAATCGCGTGTACTAAAGAGGTTTAG
- the cbiF gene encoding Cobalt-precorrin-4 C(11)-methyltransferase yields the protein MNVFFVGAGPGDPELITVKGQRLLGQADVIIYAGSLVNPALLSLAKNGAAIYNSALMTLDEVIAVMERAAAENKLVVRLHTGDPSIYGAIQEQMDALAAKNITFEVIPGVSSFLATAAALKQEYTLPDVSQTVIITRLEGRTPVPEKEKLAKLASHEATMCIFLSVHILDNVVKELIDGGYTPDTPVAIVQKASWPDQKIFRGTLAAIAQIAKDNHIDRTAMIVVGKVLGSDYALSRLYAPEFGHMFRQAQEAR from the coding sequence ATGAATGTATTTTTTGTAGGCGCCGGTCCGGGAGACCCTGAACTCATAACTGTTAAAGGCCAACGCTTATTGGGACAGGCTGATGTCATTATCTACGCCGGGTCGCTGGTTAATCCGGCCCTCCTGTCACTGGCTAAAAACGGCGCCGCCATCTATAATAGTGCGTTGATGACGCTTGACGAAGTTATTGCGGTCATGGAACGTGCGGCAGCCGAAAACAAGCTGGTAGTCCGCCTGCATACCGGTGATCCCAGTATTTATGGTGCAATCCAGGAACAAATGGACGCGCTGGCCGCTAAAAATATTACTTTTGAAGTTATTCCGGGAGTTAGCTCTTTTTTGGCTACAGCTGCCGCACTCAAACAGGAATATACGCTGCCTGATGTGTCGCAGACAGTGATTATCACCCGCCTGGAAGGACGCACACCGGTGCCTGAAAAGGAAAAGCTGGCTAAGCTCGCCAGCCATGAGGCCACTATGTGCATCTTTTTAAGTGTTCATATATTGGACAATGTTGTTAAAGAACTCATAGACGGCGGCTATACGCCTGATACGCCGGTAGCTATCGTACAAAAAGCTTCTTGGCCTGACCAGAAAATTTTCCGCGGTACTTTGGCTGCCATTGCGCAAATTGCCAAGGATAATCATATTGACCGCACCGCCATGATTGTGGTCGGTAAAGTTTTAGGCTCCGATTATGCACTGTCACGGCTGTATGCTCCTGAATTTGGACACATGTTCAGACAGGCGCAGGAGGCCAGGTAA
- the cbiG gene encoding Cobalt-precorrin-5A hydrolase — protein MKLAVVSVTSKGARLAGRLAPLLGSDVDIYVKAGRNPLNWPNTYTCLSGLVSEIFSSYDGLVFIMATGIVVRVIAPHVKDKRFDPAVVVIDDGGNFAISLLSGHIGGANDLTRMIAGAVGATPVITTATDVASLPAADVLAVKLNLAIEPFNSLKTINSAIVNGDRVVFFIDRLLADYERYECLAHEQGVALADVSELGQADNYDAAVVITDRELNITKPHLYLRPGSLAIGLGCRRGTTSAEILAAISQACREVGRSFKSVAVIGSTVVKEDEIGLLAAAQQLDVPIEFFTNDQLRHCIEKYKLSLSDFVNEQIGVGNVCEPAAILAGQNDNLILPKTKYPKVTVAITPVKYRWWE, from the coding sequence GTGAAGCTGGCAGTAGTTTCGGTTACCAGTAAAGGGGCCCGGCTTGCCGGACGGCTAGCGCCGTTATTGGGATCTGATGTAGATATATATGTTAAGGCCGGACGTAATCCGCTCAATTGGCCTAATACCTATACTTGTTTAAGCGGTTTAGTCAGCGAAATATTTTCATCCTATGACGGTTTGGTATTTATTATGGCCACCGGTATTGTTGTCCGGGTTATTGCGCCGCACGTCAAAGACAAACGGTTTGACCCGGCTGTGGTGGTTATAGATGACGGCGGCAATTTTGCCATCAGCCTGCTATCAGGGCATATTGGCGGCGCCAATGATTTAACCCGGATGATAGCCGGTGCTGTCGGCGCTACGCCGGTCATAACTACGGCCACTGATGTGGCCAGTTTGCCGGCGGCTGATGTGCTGGCAGTCAAACTTAACCTGGCGATTGAGCCGTTTAACTCTTTAAAAACAATTAATTCAGCTATTGTTAACGGTGACAGGGTAGTCTTCTTCATTGACCGGTTATTGGCTGATTACGAGCGCTACGAGTGTTTGGCGCACGAACAAGGAGTTGCGCTGGCTGATGTCAGCGAACTAGGGCAAGCCGATAACTATGACGCCGCGGTAGTCATTACCGACAGGGAACTTAATATTACTAAACCGCATTTATATTTGCGGCCAGGGAGTCTGGCAATCGGACTTGGCTGCCGCCGGGGCACTACCAGCGCCGAAATTCTGGCAGCTATAAGTCAGGCTTGCCGGGAGGTTGGGCGCAGTTTTAAAAGTGTCGCTGTTATCGGCAGTACAGTGGTCAAGGAAGACGAAATTGGTTTACTGGCAGCGGCGCAACAGCTTGATGTGCCTATTGAGTTTTTTACTAATGATCAGCTCCGGCACTGCATCGAGAAATATAAGCTATCGTTATCAGATTTTGTCAATGAACAGATAGGAGTGGGGAATGTATGCGAACCAGCAGCTATTCTGGCGGGGCAGAACGACAACCTGATTTTGCCCAAAACCAAGTATCCCAAAGTGACTGTGGCTATCACGCCGGTAAAATATCGGTGGTGGGAATAG
- a CDS encoding Cobalt-factor III methyltransferase → MTPRARQAIECAEVIVGYDTYLDLIKELLTGKTTIGTGMMQEIDRCQAAVEQAMNGRKVAVISSGDPGVYGMAGLVLELVAKYPASVQPEVAVVPGISAVGAAAAILGAPLMHDFAVISLSDLLTPWEVIRKRVEMAAAGDFVIAIYNPKSIRRTSQIETVREIALQHRNPGTPVGIVHHATRDKENMIISTLDKFTNEHIDMFSLVIIGNSQTYVADGKMVTPRGYRL, encoded by the coding sequence ATGACCCCCCGGGCCCGGCAGGCTATTGAATGTGCCGAAGTTATTGTTGGCTATGATACATATTTGGATTTGATCAAAGAATTATTGACAGGTAAAACCACAATCGGTACCGGGATGATGCAGGAAATTGACCGTTGTCAGGCAGCGGTTGAGCAAGCCATGAACGGGAGGAAAGTGGCCGTTATTTCCAGCGGTGACCCTGGTGTGTATGGTATGGCCGGATTGGTGCTGGAACTTGTTGCCAAGTATCCGGCCTCTGTTCAACCGGAAGTGGCTGTCGTTCCCGGCATTAGTGCAGTAGGCGCCGCCGCTGCCATTCTGGGTGCGCCATTAATGCATGACTTTGCCGTTATCAGCTTAAGCGATCTCTTAACTCCTTGGGAAGTTATTAGAAAACGGGTGGAAATGGCTGCTGCCGGTGATTTTGTCATTGCTATCTATAATCCGAAGAGCATCCGGCGGACAAGTCAAATTGAGACAGTGCGTGAAATTGCCTTGCAGCACCGCAATCCGGGAACCCCGGTAGGTATTGTACATCATGCTACCCGGGACAAAGAAAATATGATCATATCAACGCTTGATAAATTTACTAATGAACATATTGATATGTTTTCCCTTGTAATCATTGGGAACAGTCAGACCTATGTGGCTGACGGCAAAATGGTAACGCCGCGGGGCTACCGGCTATGA